A genomic window from Brassica oleracea var. oleracea cultivar TO1000 chromosome C8, BOL, whole genome shotgun sequence includes:
- the LOC106307903 gene encoding LOW QUALITY PROTEIN: 50S ribosomal protein L4-like (The sequence of the model RefSeq protein was modified relative to this genomic sequence to represent the inferred CDS: deleted 1 base in 1 codon), with translation MAAASITRRIVRTFGSFSASGNGLSSLPCDLKCGISLVSNRKHSTSILTPDDKFPYDLLAKKTVITPDRTIGQYQDLVIPVTNFQNEDKGFMVLAGDVFDVPIRKDIIHHVVRWQLAKRQQGTHSTKTISEVSGTGRKPWNQKGTGRARHGTLRGPQFRGGCVMHGPKPRSHAIKMNKQVRRLGLKIAISARAAEGKLLVFDEMALPTHKTKNIVNYYNQMENTKKVLVVEGGPIDEKLKLATQNLHYVNILPSIGLNVYSILLHDTLVMSRDAVNKIIERMHTPINR, from the exons ATGGCTGCTGCTTCAATCACAAGAAGAATTGTCCGCACTTTTGGATCCTTTTCAGCATCTGGAAATGGTTTA AGCTCTCTTCCTTGTGATCTCAAG TGTGGAATAAGTTTGGTTTCCAACCGAAAGCACTCCACTTCTATCTTGACTCCTGATGACAAATTTCCTTATGATTTACTTGCTAAGAAGACGGTCATTACACCAGACCGAACCATAG GACAATATCAAGACTTGGTTATTCCGGTCACAAATTTTCAGAACGAAGACAAAGGTTTCATGGTTTTAGCTGGTGATGTCTTTGATGTTCCAATTAGGAAAGATATCATTCACCACGTCGTGAGATGGCAGCTTGCCAAACGCCAGCAG GGAACTCACTCGACCAAAACAATAAGTGAGGTTAGCGGAACTGGTAGAAAGCCATGGAACCAGAAGGGTACAGGCCGAGCTAGACATGGTACACTGCGTGGCCCCCAG TTCCGAGGTGGTTGTGTGATGCATGGGCCCAAACCAAGAAGCCATGCGATAAAGATGAATAAGCAGGTCCGAAGGCTTGGTCTGAAGATAGCAATCTCAGCTCGAGCCGCAGAAGGAAAA CTCCTGGTGTTTGATGAAATGGCATTGCCAACGCATAAAACGAAGAACATTGTGAACTATTACAATCAAATGGAGAACACGAAGAAAGTACTCGTTGTAGAAGGTGGGCCTATCGATGAGAAGCTGAAGCTAGCCACCCAGAATCTCCACTACGTCAACATACTCCCATCAATA GGGCTTAACGTTTACAGCATTTTGCTTCACGACACGCTTGTGATGTCCCGTGATGCTGTGAATAAGATCATTGAGCGTATGCACACTCCCATTAACCGTTAA